The following proteins come from a genomic window of Macrobrachium rosenbergii isolate ZJJX-2024 chromosome 39, ASM4041242v1, whole genome shotgun sequence:
- the LOC136825793 gene encoding protein cbp-1-like, whose product MPVRVKEWQQTLTGELREHLVSKLVSAIRPGQCFTPYDPTLQNLVAYAKNVESKIFDMANSRPEYYHLLAEKVYLIQKVLAEERQNASLLEDQLQVLQLE is encoded by the exons ATGCCCGTGAGAGTAAAGGAATGGCAACAGACCCTCACTGGAGAGTTGAGGGAACATCTGGTGTCCAAGCt GGTGTCTGCGATCCGCCCAGGACAATGCTTCACGCCGTATGATCCCACGCTGCAGAATTTAGTTGCTTATGCAAAAAACGTGGAAAGTAAGATCTTCGACATGGCCAACTCTAGG CCTGAGTACTACCATCTACTGGCAGAGAAGGTCTACCTTATACAGAAAGTGCTCGCGGAGGAGAGACAGAACGCCTCGCTCCTCGAGGACCAACTTCAGGTCCTCCAACTG GAATAA
- the LSm7 gene encoding U6 snRNA-associated Sm-like protein LSm7, whose translation MAAQVGGPPERREGAPGGEQKDKKRKESILDLSKYLDKAIRVKFSGGREASGILKGFDQLLNLVLDNTIEYLRDPDDPYKLTEDTKERGLVVCRGTAVVLICPMDGCEAIANPFIQQET comes from the exons ATGGCAGCG CAAGTTGGTGGTCCACCGGAACGAAGAGAAGGCGCTCCAGGAGGGGAGCAGAAGGACAAGAAGCGAAAGGAGTCCATCCTTGACCTTAGTAAATATCTAGACAAAGCAATTAGGGTCAAGTTTTCCGGTGGTCGAGAGGCCTCAGGAATCTTGAAGGGATTTGATCAGTTGCTGAATTTGGTATTGGACAACACCATTGAGTATTTGAGAG ATCCCGACGACCCTTACAAGTTGACAGAGGACACCAAAGAACGAGGTCTAGTGGTGTGCAGAGGCACTGCAGTTGTACTGATATGCCCAATGGATGGCTGCGAAGCGATAGCCAATCCTTTCATTCAACAGGAGACCTGA
- the mRpS22 gene encoding small ribosomal subunit protein mS22 has translation MAARAALRLRQVLKVPSECRGTTVGIRFLSPWFSRLYCSAVNIYNEKDPAPYFFDARVQDVLKKLTGQDLSKVFRTRLLEKKLNVPQYQFMTTEELEAHMAQARENAEKLLQMPPVLKEREPVDEVLSRDPAILGYDTAKFIFTDITFGMSDRKRVVVVREPDGTLRKASWEERERMNQIYNPRPGRKLHKPIMFEEEYLKDVLSQEKYEFILERACAQFDPDDPTYQRVCSMTYEAVDEKRKYDALHSTRHYGPMCFYLAWHKKMDNLLIKFVQEEKLPDCVSLIQLYHHIHKDSESAFQNVPPNEQISFVKTYAQEESLRRPQLQLAVQQYEDLLNERQEYEESVQKSHGL, from the exons ATGGCTGCAAGGGCTGCCCTGAGGCTGCGACAGGTGCTGAAGGTGCCGTCAGAGTGTCGGGGGACGACGGTAGGCATAAGGTTCCTGTCACCTTGGTTTAGTCGGTTGTACTGCTCAGCCGTCAATATTTATAATG AAAAAGACCCAGCACCTTATTTCTTCGATGCAAGAGTACAGGATGTCTTGAAGAAATTAACTGGACAAGATTTGAGCAAAGTCTTCAGGACAAGATTGTTGGAGAAGAAGTTAAACGTGCCACAATACCAGTTCATGACGACAGAAGAATTAGAGGCG CATATGGCTCAGGcaagagaaaatgcagaaaaacttCTCCAGATGCCGCCAGTTTTGAAGGAGAGAGAACCAGTTGATGAAGTGCTTTCAAGAGACCCAGCTATATTAGGGTATGACACTGCAAAATTCATTTTTACCGACATCACTTTTGGAATGTCAGATAGA AAACGTGTTGTTGTTGTACGCGAGCCAGATGGGACCCTAAGGAAAGCAtcatgggaagagagagaacGTATGAATCAGATCTATAACCCCCGCCCAGGTCGAAAGCTACATAAACCTATAATGTTTGAAGAGGAATATTTAAAG gATGTATTATCACAAGAGAAGTATGAGTTCATACTGGAGCGAGCTTGCGCTCAGTTTGACCCAGATGATCCCACTTACCAGAGAGTGTGCAGTATGACATATGAGGCAGTTGATGAAAAACGCAAGTATGACGCACTGCATTCTACGCGGCATTATGGTCCCATGTGCTTCTATCTAGCATGGCACAAAAAAATGGACAATTTGTTAATCAAGTTTGTACAAGAGGAAAA atTGCCAGACTGTGTAAGCCTGATTCAGCTTTATCATCACATCCACAAAGACAGTGAATCAGCTTTTCAGAATGTTCCTCCAAATGAACAAATCAGTTTTGTTAAG acaTACGCACAGGAAGAATCGTTGCGCCGACCCCAACTGCAGCTTGCAGTCCAGCAATATGAAGATCTGCTTAATGAGCGACAGGAATATGAAGAAAGCGTACAGAAGTCACACGGGCTATAG